Proteins encoded in a region of the Podarcis muralis chromosome 2, rPodMur119.hap1.1, whole genome shotgun sequence genome:
- the LOC144324855 gene encoding uncharacterized protein LOC144324855, translating into MEYYLYPFAIDTPSYILDTKTFIGHVENTTIPKEASLVTLDVESLYTNVPLPEVRTIIETLLDSRPTREPPTHFLLDILDIILDYNFFRYLKQFYLQIKGVAMGSSCAPSIANIYMIHFEKTFILHDNNPFRSKIIKYYRFIDDLFFVIQDQDTATQFLQWINDQDPNIRLSGTIHDTSVNFLDVTVFKDHSQQLKIRPYHKPTDRNSLLHASSFHAPHLLNNLPYGQYLRLKRNASFQHDYKIAAYQLTQSLLQRGYTSRTLIAAQDRAEVKNRKDLLAIKTSDKPREDRICTSLQFTPHTSSIKKLIYKHWHLLSNIPGCQKPPIIGLKRTKSLRNYLVKSDQLTYPEASTKGHYKCGSCNVCKYALQVKEFTNIQTGFKFQIEHFSNCNTKNSVYAWMCPCHKIYIGKSTRPIKLRINEHRSRIRNRVLEAPMVEHYIQQKHTEDDFVFFIIWKPKVDLYTRRNIDRLLLQQEARYIHLFETMSPKGLNEHQDYNSFL; encoded by the coding sequence ATGGAATATTATCTGTATCCATTCGCCATCGACACTCCGTCTTATATTTTGGATACGAAAACATTTATTGGACACGTCGAGAATACCACTATACCAAAGGAGGCCTCCCTTGTCACCCTGGATGTCGAGTCTCTGTATACAAATGTCCCGTTACCTGAAGTCAGGACGATTATAGAAACACTTTTGGATTCCAGACCCACGAGAGAACCTCCAACACATTTTTTGCTCGACATTCTGGATATCATTTTGGATTATAACTTTTTTCGTTACTTAAAACAGTTCTATCTGCAAATCAAAGGCGTAGCAATGGGCTCCTCCTGTGCCCCTTCTATTGCGAATATTTATATGATACACTTTGAAAAAACTTTCATCCTTCATGACAACAATCCTTTCAGATCTAAAATAATCAAGTATTATCGGTTTATAGATGATTTATTCTTTGTCATACAGGATCAAGACACAGCAACACAATTCCTCCAATGGATCAATGACCAAGATCCAAATATACGACTGTCTGGTACCATTCATGATACATCAGTTAATTTTCTGGATGTCACAGTCTTTAAAGATCACTCTCAACAACTTAAGATCCGCCCATACCATAAACCAACCGATCGAAATTCATTATTACACGCTTCATCCTTTCACGCTCCACATTTATTGAATAACTTACCGTATGGACAGTACTTAAGACTAAAAAGAAATGCATCGTTCCAACATGACTATAAAATAGCGGCCTATCAACTCACACAGTCCTTATTACAACGAGGATACACATCACGGACTCTTATTGCAGCTCAAGATAGAGCggaagtgaaaaacaggaaagacCTTCTTGCTATAAAAACCTCGGATAAACCCAGAGAAGATCGTATTTGCACATCACTGCAATTTACACCACATACTTCTAGCATTAAGAAACTCATATATAAACATTGGCATTTGCTATCCAACATCCCAGGATGTCAAAAACCACCTATAATTGGTCTAAAAAGAACAAAATCACTGAGGAATTATTTGGTGAAATCGGACCAACTTACATACCCGGAAGCATCAACTAAAGGCCACTACAAATGTGGTAGTTGCAATGTATGCAAATACGCACTACAAGTAAAGGAGTTCACCAACATACAGACCGGCTTCAAGTTTCAGATTGAACACTTTAGTAACTGTAACACGAAGAATAGCGTGTATGCATGGATGTGTCCATGCCACAAGATATACATAGGCAAAAGCACCAGACCAATCAAACTACGCATAAATGAACATCGATCACGGATCCGCAACAGAGTGCTAGAAGCCCCAATGGTGGAACATTATATACAGCAAAAACACACGGAGGAtgattttgttttcttcattATCTGGAAACCAAAAGTAGATTTATATACCAGGAGAAATATTGATAGACTATTGTTACAACAGGAAGCACGATATATTCATCTGTttgaaacgatgtcccccaagggCTTGAATGAACATCAAGACTacaattcttttctttaa